A single Catharus ustulatus isolate bCatUst1 chromosome 7, bCatUst1.pri.v2, whole genome shotgun sequence DNA region contains:
- the ERCC3 gene encoding general transcription and DNA repair factor IIH helicase subunit XPB, whose protein sequence is MGRKERDKKKSKKRHYDDDEDDEDEGAGKEPQEAVPSAAGKQVEESGTKVDEYGAKDYRLQMPLKADHSSRPLWVAPDGHIFLEAFSPVYKYAQDFLVAIAEPVCRPTHIHEYKLTAYSLYAAVSVGLQTSDITEYLQKLSKTGVPDGIIQFIKLCTVSYGKVKLVLKHNRYFVESTHPDVIQQLLQDTVIKECRLRNAEGEETELITETFTSKSAISKSSEGGLGPSTSQGTDAQNKPDVPADLFEFYEQMDKDEEEEEETQTVSFEVKQEMIEELQKRCIHLEYPLLAEYDFRNDSVNPDINIDLKPTAVLRPYQEKSLRKMFGNGRARSGVIVLPCGAGKSLVGVTAACTVRKRCLVLGNSAVSVEQWKAQFKMWSTIDDSQICRFTSDAKDKPIGCSVAISTYSMLGHTTKRSWEAERVMEWLKSQEWGLMILDEVHTIPAKMFRRVLTIVQAHCKLGLTATLVREDDKIVDLNFLIGPKLYEANWMELQNSGYIAKVQCAEVWCPMSPEFYREYVAIKTKKRILLYTMNPNKFRACQFLIKFHERRNDKIIVFADNVFALKEYAVRLGKPYIYGPTAQGERMQILQNFKHNPKINTIFISKVGDTSFDLPEANVLIQISSHGGSRRQEAQRLGRVLRAKKGMVAEEYNAFFYSLVSQDTQEMAYSTKRQRFLVDQGYSFKVITKLAGMEEEELSFSTKEEQQQLLQKVLQASDLDAEEEVVAGEYGSKSAQVSRRAGTMSSMSGADDTVYMEYHSSRSKASANKHIHPLFKRFRK, encoded by the exons ATGGGCAGGAAGGAGCgcg ATAAGAAGAAGTCCAAGAAGCGCCATTACGATGACGACGAAGACGATGAGGACGAAGGTGCCGGGAAGGAGCCGCAGGAGGCGGTGCCGTCGGCGGCGGGGAAGCAGGTGGAGGAGAGCGGCACCAAGGTGGACGAGTACGGCGCCAAGGACTACCGGCTGCAGATGCCGCTGAAGGCCGACCACAGCTCGCGGCCGCTCTGGGTG gcTCCTGATGGCCATATATTTTTGGAAGCCTTTTCTCCAGTTTACAAATATGCACAGGACTTTCTGGTTGCCATTGCTGAGCCTGTGTGCAGACCCACCCATATTCACGAGTACAAGCTGACTGCTTACTCCCTGTATGCTGCTGTGAGCGTGGGCTTACAGACAAGCGACATCACTGAGTATTTGCAGAAACTCAGCAAGACTGGTGTCCCAGATGGGATAATTCAGTTTATCAAG CTGTGCACTGTCAGCTATGGGAAGGTGAAGCTGGTTCTGAAACATAACAG ATATTTTGTGGAAAGTACCCACCCTGATGTCatccagcagcttctgcaggaCACTGTAATTAAAGAATGTCGCCTGAGAAATGCTGAAGGTGAAGAGACAGAGCTCATTACAGAGACATTCACAAGTAAATCAGCG aTTTCCAAATCCAGTGAAGGTGGCCTTGGTCCATCAACTTCACAGGGAACAGATGCTCAGAATAAGCCAGATGTCCCAGCTGACTTATTTGAGTTTTATGAACAGATGGACaaagatgaggaggaggaggaggaaacacAGACAGTGTCTTTTGAAGTCAAGCAG GAGATGATTGAAGAACTTCAGAAGCGTTGTATCCATTTGGAGTACCCCTTGCTGGCAGAATATGATTTCagaaatgattctgtgaatccTGATATCAATATAGATCTGAAACCTACTGCAGTTCTCAGACCCTATCAAGAGAAAAGCCTGAGGAAGATGTTTGGGAATGGACGAGCCAGGTCTGGTGTTATTGTCTTGCCATGTG GTGCTGGCAAGTCTCTGGTGGGAGTGACAGCTGCGTGCACCGTGCGCAAGCGGTGCCTGGTGCTCGGCAATTCCGCCGTGTCTGTGGAGCAGTGGAAGGCCCAGTTCAAGATGTGGTCCACCATCGACGACAGCCAGATCTGTCGCTTCACGTCTGATGCCAAAGACAAGCCCATTGGCTGTTCTGTTGCCATCAGCACGTATTCCATGTTGGGGCACACGACAAAACGGTCTTGGGAAGCAGAAAGAGTAATGGAGTGGCTTAAAAGTCAAGAGTGGGGCCTTATGATACTGGATGAAGTCCATACCATTCCTG CAAAAATGTTCAGACGTGTGCTCACTATTGTACAAGCTCACTGTAAACTGGGGCTGACTGCTACCCTGGTCAGAGAAGATGATAAAATTGTTGACCTGAACTTCCTGATCGGACCAAAGCTCTATGAAGCCAACTGGATGGAGCTGCAGAACAGTGGCTACATTGCTAAAGTCCAGTGTGCTGAG GTCTGGTGCCCAATGTCACCTGAATTTTACAGAGAATATGTAGccattaaaacaaagaaaaggatCCTGCTCTACACCATGAACCCAAATAAATTCAGGGCCTGTCAGTTCCTGATTAAGTTTCACGAGCGACGGAATGATAAAATCATCGTCTTTGCTGACAACGTGTTTGCACTGAAGGAATATGCAGTCAGACTTGGGAA ACCCTATATCTATGGTCCTACTGCACAAGGAGAAAGAATGCAAATTCTACAAAACTTCAAGCACAATCCAAAAATCAACactattttcatttccaag GTAGGGGACACGTCCTTCGATCTGCCGGAAGCCAATGTTCTCATTCAGATTTCATCCCATGGTGGGTCACGAAGGCAGGAGGCCCAAAGGCTGGGACGAGTGCTGAGAGCCAAGAAAG GCATGGTTGCAGAGGAATACAAtgcctttttttattcccttgtATCCCAAGACACTCAGGAAATGGCATATTCAACAAAACGGCAACGGTTTCTTGTAGATCAAGGTTATAGCTTCAAG GTGATCACAAAGCTGGCAGGCATGGAAGAAGAAGAACTTTCATTTTCAACCAaagaagaacagcagcagcttctccagaaaGTCCTGCAAGCATCTGACCTGGATGCTGAGGAGGAAGTAGTTGCTGGAGAATATGGTTCAAAGTCAGCTCAG GTGTCCCGTCGTGCAGGCACCATGAGCTCCATGTCTGGAGCAGATGACACCGTTTACATGGAGTACCACTCCTCACGGAGCAAGGCGTCTGCCAACAAACACATCCACCCCCTGTTCAAACGCTTCCGCAAGTGA